Proteins from a genomic interval of Thermoanaerobacterium thermosaccharolyticum DSM 571:
- a CDS encoding IS110 family transposase: MFYLGIDIGKNNHVASLIDEKCKIIFKAFSFSNTYVGGDSLLDKLASFNISVNDVEIGMEATGHYWLSIYSFLVEKGFVIHVINPIQTDGWRKGTEIRKRKTDIIDSILIADLIRYGDFLETSLANEDTLSLRNLSRFRNYLINSIGDLKRKTICVLDQVFPEYQSIFSNIFGQTSKEILLHFNTPDDFENISSEQLQKVLSEITMKKFAMDKINEISSATKKSFGIKFCLDSFSLQLKLLIEQINFIEKQVIDVEQQISALLDKINSPITTIPGIGNITAATILGEIGDISRFKNPSKLVAYAGIDASISQSGEYNSTNNKMSKRGSPYLRKALFSAALVASNCDPVFKAFYQKKRSEGKHHLTAVGAVARKLCYTIYAILKNNCSYEVKLPKNDC, encoded by the coding sequence ATGTTTTATTTAGGAATTGATATCGGGAAAAATAACCATGTAGCTTCTTTAATTGATGAAAAATGTAAAATCATCTTTAAAGCTTTCTCTTTCTCAAACACTTACGTTGGTGGTGATAGCTTACTTGATAAGCTTGCTTCCTTTAACATCTCTGTTAATGATGTTGAAATTGGTATGGAAGCTACTGGTCATTACTGGTTATCTATTTATTCTTTTCTTGTTGAAAAAGGTTTTGTTATTCATGTTATTAATCCTATTCAAACTGATGGTTGGCGTAAAGGAACTGAAATCAGAAAGCGCAAAACTGATATCATCGATTCTATACTAATTGCGGATCTTATTCGCTATGGTGATTTCTTAGAAACTTCTTTAGCCAACGAAGATACCTTGTCTCTTCGCAATCTTTCTCGTTTTAGAAATTACCTCATCAATTCTATAGGTGACCTTAAACGTAAGACCATTTGTGTTTTAGATCAAGTTTTTCCCGAATATCAATCTATCTTTTCTAATATCTTTGGACAAACGTCTAAGGAAATCTTACTCCACTTTAATACGCCGGATGATTTTGAAAATATTTCTTCTGAACAGTTGCAGAAGGTTTTGTCTGAAATTACTATGAAGAAATTTGCTATGGATAAAATCAATGAAATTTCTTCTGCTACCAAAAAATCTTTTGGTATAAAGTTTTGTTTAGATAGTTTTTCTCTGCAATTAAAATTATTAATTGAGCAAATCAATTTTATTGAAAAACAGGTCATAGATGTAGAGCAGCAGATATCAGCTTTACTTGATAAAATCAATTCTCCCATTACTACAATACCTGGCATTGGTAATATCACAGCCGCGACAATTTTAGGAGAAATAGGAGATATTTCAAGGTTTAAAAATCCGTCAAAGCTTGTAGCTTATGCTGGTATTGATGCTTCTATATCACAATCAGGAGAATATAACAGTACAAATAACAAAATGAGTAAGCGAGGTTCTCCTTATCTTAGAAAAGCTCTTTTTAGTGCTGCATTGGTTGCTTCTAATTGTGATCCTGTTTTCAAGGCTTTTTACCAAAAGAAACGTTCAGAAGGCAAACATCACCTTACAGCTGTTGGAGCTGTAGCGCGTAAGCTTTGCTATACTATTTATGCTATTTTGAAAAATAACTGTAGTTACGAAGTAAAACTTCCTAAAAATGATTGTTAG
- a CDS encoding FAD-dependent oxidoreductase: MRRYDVVVIGGGVSGTIAAIAAARNGAKTLLIEQYGFLGGALTNMGVGPMMTFHAGAKQVINGIPQEVVDNLIKYGGSPGHVLDTTGFVSTVTPFNAEIMKYVLQKMVIESGAEILYHSFLINVELDGAYIKVIHIANKSGSERVEADVFIDATGDADLAVKCGVDYILGRPEDNLTQPMTMNVRIGNVNITDVKKYMEENPKEFTMVDIEKIKTSKRLMVNGFYSILKEARINGEINFERDMVLFFETDIPGEVIVNMTRVQRLNGTNIYDLTKSEIYGREQAFEVYNFMKKHIPGFQKAYLISTGPQIGVRETRKIIGEYVLTAEDLITSKHFDDCIAIGGYPIDIHSPDGDKTTYMNLGEDNIYEIPFRSLYSKKVNNLLVSGRCISSTHEANAAIRVSPIAMATGQAAGTAAYVAVKNGKKVCDIDIKELRSILLKQKAYIW; this comes from the coding sequence ATGAGAAGATATGATGTTGTTGTGATAGGTGGAGGAGTGTCTGGAACAATTGCTGCAATTGCTGCTGCAAGGAATGGTGCTAAAACATTATTAATTGAACAGTATGGTTTTCTTGGTGGGGCTCTGACAAATATGGGAGTTGGACCAATGATGACATTCCACGCCGGTGCAAAACAAGTTATTAATGGTATACCACAGGAAGTTGTAGATAATCTTATAAAGTATGGTGGAAGTCCAGGACATGTGCTTGATACAACTGGATTTGTAAGTACTGTGACACCATTTAATGCAGAAATAATGAAATATGTGCTTCAAAAGATGGTCATTGAAAGTGGTGCTGAAATTTTATATCATAGCTTTTTAATAAATGTTGAGTTAGATGGAGCTTATATAAAAGTAATTCATATTGCAAATAAATCTGGTAGTGAAAGAGTGGAAGCTGATGTATTTATTGATGCAACAGGAGATGCAGATCTTGCAGTAAAGTGCGGAGTAGATTATATACTTGGTAGACCAGAAGATAATTTAACACAACCTATGACTATGAATGTAAGAATAGGTAATGTGAATATTACAGATGTCAAAAAATACATGGAAGAAAATCCAAAAGAATTTACAATGGTAGATATAGAAAAGATAAAAACATCTAAAAGACTTATGGTGAACGGATTTTATTCAATATTAAAAGAAGCACGTATTAATGGAGAAATAAACTTTGAAAGGGATATGGTTTTATTTTTTGAAACTGATATACCAGGTGAGGTTATAGTTAATATGACGAGGGTGCAAAGACTAAATGGTACAAATATATACGATCTTACAAAAAGTGAAATATATGGGCGAGAACAGGCTTTTGAAGTTTATAATTTCATGAAAAAGCACATACCTGGATTTCAAAAAGCATATCTTATTTCGACTGGACCACAAATTGGAGTTAGAGAAACGAGAAAAATTATTGGTGAATATGTATTAACGGCAGAAGATCTTATAACTAGCAAACATTTTGATGATTGTATAGCAATTGGAGGATATCCCATTGATATACATTCGCCTGATGGTGACAAAACGACATATATGAATTTAGGAGAAGATAATATTTATGAAATACCATTTAGAAGTCTTTACAGTAAAAAAGTAAATAATCTTTTAGTATCAGGTAGATGTATATCATCAACACATGAAGCGAATGCAGCAATAAGAGTTTCTCCAATTGCTATGGCAACTGGTCAAGCTGCTGGAACTGCAGCGTATGTGGCTGTTAAGAATGGTAAGAAAGTATGTGATATTGATATTAAAGAACTTAGGTCAATTCTTTTAAAACAGAAAGCGTATATATGGTGA
- a CDS encoding hydantoinase/oxoprolinase family protein, with product MKVRIGIDVGGTFTDAVAINNDTYEVIGTVKLPTTHTAKEGVAKGIIEVLKKLMNNNNIKPEDVLFIAHGTTQATNALLEGDVVPVGIVTIGKGLEGIKSKSDTNIGDIELAPGKILKTFNKYIEINDDFDRSVENSILELKHENVGAIVAAEAFSVDDPENERKIMEISENQGLPATATHEITKLYGLKIRTRTAAINGCILPKMIDTANMTEESVKKSGIKALLMIMRCDGGVMDVAEVRKRPILTMLSGPAAGVAGALMYEKISDGIFLEVGGTSTDISVIRNGKVMVNYAEIGGHKTYLNSLDVRTVGIAGGSMVRLGEKGIEDVGPRSAHIAGLPYSVYADPDEIIEPEIVYIQPKEGDPDNYVAIKSKNGKMFAVTVSCAANILGYVNQNDYAYGNSKSARKAFEPIAHKLGITVEEVANEILKKACKKDLEVVEKLIEDYKLDKSTTVLVGGGGGSAAIVPYLAEMMNMKYRIAKNAQVISTIGVALAMVREVVERTVQNPTENDIISIRSEAKEAVIKAGALENTVEVFIEVDSQRNILRAIATGATELRSKDMMKKELNEKEIIKIAADSMNINEKDTKIKLKIGEMYVIMGFKKQKSLFGLITKTIESIRVVDSEGVIKLSKNNGKIFKTTISQFDENLNKVLDENIFYGDGGAEIPDCFIILSNRLVDLSGMVDKNQIMSLAKIELNGHREDEEIAIIVCKR from the coding sequence TTGAAAGTAAGAATCGGAATAGATGTTGGAGGAACATTTACAGATGCAGTTGCAATTAATAATGATACTTATGAAGTCATAGGAACTGTAAAACTCCCAACGACTCATACAGCTAAAGAAGGTGTTGCAAAAGGTATAATAGAAGTGTTAAAAAAATTAATGAATAATAATAATATTAAACCGGAAGATGTGCTCTTTATTGCCCATGGAACAACACAAGCTACAAATGCACTCCTTGAAGGAGATGTTGTTCCTGTTGGAATAGTTACTATTGGCAAAGGTTTAGAAGGAATAAAATCAAAAAGCGATACGAATATTGGCGATATAGAACTTGCGCCAGGTAAAATTTTAAAGACATTTAATAAATATATTGAGATAAATGATGATTTTGATAGGAGCGTAGAAAACTCCATATTAGAGTTAAAACATGAAAATGTTGGCGCAATTGTAGCAGCAGAGGCATTTTCGGTTGACGATCCCGAGAATGAGAGAAAAATAATGGAAATATCGGAAAACCAAGGTTTACCAGCTACGGCAACACATGAAATTACAAAGCTATATGGACTTAAAATCAGGACAAGAACAGCAGCAATCAATGGATGTATCTTACCGAAAATGATTGACACTGCCAATATGACTGAAGAAAGTGTTAAGAAATCTGGAATAAAAGCTCTTTTGATGATTATGCGCTGTGATGGTGGTGTTATGGATGTAGCTGAAGTGAGAAAAAGGCCGATATTGACAATGCTGTCTGGTCCAGCAGCAGGTGTTGCTGGTGCTTTGATGTATGAAAAAATTTCCGATGGTATATTTCTTGAAGTAGGGGGGACATCTACAGATATATCAGTTATTAGGAATGGAAAGGTTATGGTGAACTATGCAGAGATAGGTGGTCATAAGACATATCTTAATTCACTTGATGTAAGGACTGTTGGAATAGCAGGTGGAAGTATGGTAAGGTTAGGAGAAAAAGGTATAGAGGATGTTGGACCAAGAAGTGCACATATAGCTGGTCTTCCATATTCAGTGTATGCCGATCCTGATGAAATAATAGAACCGGAAATAGTGTATATACAACCCAAAGAAGGTGATCCAGACAACTATGTAGCTATTAAAAGTAAAAATGGAAAAATGTTTGCAGTTACAGTCTCATGTGCAGCAAATATATTAGGATATGTAAATCAAAATGATTATGCATATGGAAATAGTAAATCGGCTAGAAAAGCATTCGAGCCAATTGCACATAAACTTGGAATTACAGTAGAAGAAGTTGCAAATGAAATTTTAAAAAAAGCATGTAAAAAAGATTTGGAAGTAGTTGAAAAACTTATTGAAGATTACAAACTCGATAAGAGTACAACAGTTTTGGTTGGTGGTGGTGGAGGAAGTGCAGCAATTGTACCATATCTTGCTGAAATGATGAATATGAAATACAGGATTGCAAAAAATGCGCAAGTAATATCAACAATAGGTGTGGCACTTGCAATGGTAAGAGAAGTAGTTGAAAGGACAGTTCAAAATCCAACCGAAAATGACATAATATCTATAAGAAGTGAAGCAAAAGAAGCGGTTATAAAAGCCGGTGCATTAGAAAACACCGTAGAAGTATTTATCGAAGTAGATTCACAAAGAAATATACTAAGAGCGATAGCGACGGGTGCTACAGAACTAAGATCAAAAGACATGATGAAGAAAGAATTAAACGAAAAAGAAATAATCAAAATAGCTGCAGATTCAATGAATATTAATGAGAAAGATACAAAGATAAAATTAAAAATAGGAGAAATGTATGTAATAATGGGTTTTAAGAAACAAAAGAGCTTATTTGGTCTTATTACAAAAACAATTGAATCAATAAGAGTGGTAGATTCAGAAGGAGTAATAAAACTTAGCAAAAATAATGGTAAAATATTCAAAACGACTATTTCACAATTTGATGAAAATTTAAATAAGGTTCTTGATGAAAATATATTTTATGGTGATGGAGGAGCAGAAATACCTGACTGTTTTATAATATTATCAAATAGATTAGTTGATCTATCAGGAATGGTAGATAAAAATCAGATAATGTCATTGGCAAAAATTGAGTTAAACGGTCATAGAGAAGATGAAGAGATAGCTATTATTGTTTGTAAAAGGTGA
- a CDS encoding C4-dicarboxylate ABC transporter: MQAILILLLFLIIAGLMVSRKLPTLIALPILAIGIALIAGVPLSLIDPKTKIDTGLLAYIIDGGAIKLASAYVAVMFGAWLGQLMNQTGISKSIVKTAAELGGDRPLIMTLLITAAVALLFTTIGGLGAVIMIGSIAIPILLSVGVAPIIAISMFLLGMAIGLELNMANWSFYITATGVTLNNIKNFAVILMIYTAIIAVAFAIIEFKRAGIKFAWAQNTVDTEKKVNFLALLTPIIPIVFVLVFKWPIITSFIVGIIYCIITTQRSFKSALNTITKTAYDGIADSAPAVLLMIGIGMLLNSVMHPYVSQALSSVLKNIIPTSPVPYILFFGILAPLALYRGPLNLWGLGSGIAGLIISLKILPPVTVMGALLSTERIQAIGDPTNTQNVWLSNYAGVDVNKLLIKLLPYIWILAIAGIITASIMFF; the protein is encoded by the coding sequence ATGCAGGCAATTTTAATACTGCTATTATTTCTAATAATAGCGGGACTTATGGTTTCAAGAAAGTTGCCGACATTAATAGCACTTCCAATACTTGCGATTGGGATAGCATTAATTGCAGGTGTTCCACTGTCATTAATTGATCCGAAGACAAAGATTGATACTGGTCTCTTAGCATACATTATAGACGGTGGCGCTATTAAGTTAGCATCTGCATATGTAGCAGTCATGTTTGGCGCATGGCTAGGACAGTTAATGAATCAGACTGGTATTTCAAAATCTATTGTGAAAACAGCGGCTGAATTAGGCGGTGATAGACCGTTAATTATGACACTTCTGATAACAGCTGCGGTTGCATTACTCTTTACAACAATAGGTGGATTAGGTGCTGTAATAATGATTGGAAGCATTGCTATACCAATATTGCTCTCTGTAGGTGTAGCTCCTATAATAGCAATATCAATGTTTTTGCTCGGTATGGCAATAGGACTTGAACTTAATATGGCTAACTGGTCTTTTTATATAACAGCTACAGGTGTTACACTTAATAATATTAAAAATTTTGCAGTTATATTGATGATATATACAGCTATTATAGCCGTTGCTTTTGCGATAATAGAATTTAAACGTGCAGGAATAAAATTTGCATGGGCGCAAAATACAGTAGATACCGAGAAGAAAGTTAATTTCTTGGCACTATTAACACCAATTATTCCTATAGTATTTGTACTTGTATTTAAATGGCCTATAATTACATCATTTATAGTAGGCATAATTTATTGCATTATTACTACACAAAGGTCATTTAAATCTGCGTTAAATACTATAACAAAAACAGCGTATGATGGAATTGCAGATTCTGCACCGGCAGTATTATTAATGATAGGAATAGGCATGCTATTAAATTCTGTTATGCATCCTTACGTTTCTCAAGCACTTTCATCGGTGTTAAAAAATATTATTCCAACTTCTCCGGTGCCTTATATATTGTTTTTTGGCATTCTAGCTCCTTTGGCACTATACAGGGGTCCACTAAATCTGTGGGGTTTAGGAAGTGGGATAGCTGGTCTAATTATAAGCTTAAAAATACTTCCACCTGTTACTGTGATGGGTGCATTGTTATCTACAGAAAGAATACAAGCAATTGGAGATCCTACGAATACGCAAAATGTTTGGTTAAGCAATTACGCAGGAGTTGATGTAAATAAATTACTTATAAAATTACTACCTTATATATGGATTTTAGCAATTGCAGGTATTATAACTGCGTCAATCATGTTTTTCTAA
- a CDS encoding ROK family transcriptional regulator: MKDKNKKRILNILINNGPLSRTELSQYTGLSMTAISDLVEELLNEKIIKESGIGPSNGGRRPIMLELNSDNGYIATFKIFRDNLTCILFDFNLNKRDEKKIEFNYYDLPFLQSIIENFINDIEKDLKLNNKKIYGIGICLNDDLKEFNLKGVLSTSISSDYMTLPQALSYELDIPVIVENEIDLKSMAEYLALGINDNLAYIDLNDEIQSSVILRDGKINDDIDIGHMIIDRNGPECPEGHRGCLNTLVSIKAIIKKALTSEKKYINDIEFLSFDSVYKFFKNDTINKITNDVIDALKVAVLNLKILLNVKVFVLDGKIVKMLNVADNLQKSFNDIIIKQSFVNDEDVLKAAAKLTLNKIIY, translated from the coding sequence TTGAAAGATAAGAATAAAAAAAGAATATTGAATATTTTAATAAATAATGGACCTTTATCAAGGACAGAGCTTTCTCAATATACCGGATTAAGTATGACTGCTATTTCAGATCTGGTTGAAGAGTTATTAAATGAGAAGATAATAAAGGAATCAGGAATTGGACCATCAAACGGGGGAAGAAGACCAATAATGTTAGAACTGAATTCTGATAATGGATATATTGCTACGTTTAAAATATTTAGAGATAATTTGACTTGTATATTATTTGACTTTAATTTAAATAAAAGAGATGAAAAAAAGATTGAGTTTAATTATTATGACTTGCCTTTTTTACAGAGTATCATAGAAAATTTTATTAATGATATTGAAAAGGATTTAAAGCTGAATAACAAAAAAATATATGGCATTGGCATATGTTTAAATGATGATTTAAAAGAATTTAATTTAAAGGGAGTATTATCTACATCCATATCTTCAGATTATATGACATTACCTCAAGCTTTGTCATATGAGTTGGATATACCGGTTATAGTAGAAAATGAAATTGATTTAAAATCAATGGCTGAATATTTGGCGCTTGGTATAAATGACAATCTTGCTTATATTGATTTAAACGATGAAATACAATCATCAGTAATACTAAGAGATGGTAAAATAAACGATGATATTGATATTGGACATATGATAATTGATAGGAATGGGCCTGAATGCCCGGAAGGACATAGGGGCTGTTTAAACACTCTTGTTTCAATTAAAGCTATAATAAAAAAGGCTTTAACATCGGAAAAGAAATATATAAATGACATTGAGTTTTTAAGTTTTGATAGCGTATATAAATTTTTTAAGAATGATACTATTAATAAAATTACAAATGATGTTATTGATGCATTAAAGGTTGCAGTTCTGAATTTAAAAATTTTGCTTAATGTGAAGGTATTCGTACTTGATGGAAAAATAGTAAAAATGCTTAATGTTGCGGACAATTTACAAAAATCTTTTAATGACATAATTATTAAGCAATCTTTTGTAAATGATGAAGATGTATTAAAAGCGGCTGCAAAATTAACTTTAAATAAAATAATATATTGA
- the rbsB gene encoding ribose ABC transporter substrate-binding protein RbsB, whose product MKVSKKLSIILVVLLVFALMAGCSSNSGNTSKTATNTKTIGLVLSTQNNPFFVSLKNGVEKEAKKLGYSVTVLDSQNDSSKELSNVEDLIQQKVSVLLLNPVDSDAAVNEVKEANNNNIPVITLDRDVNGGNIVSNIASDNVKGGQMAADFLAKKLNNKGNIVELVGTPGASSTIERGKGFDDEISKYPNIKIISKQTANFDRSQGLSVMENILQAQPKIDAVFAQNDEMALGAIKAIKGANRQGILVVGFDGTADGLNAIKNGQMTATIAQQPELIGTLGVDTADKYLKGEKVARKIPAEIKLIEKN is encoded by the coding sequence ATGAAAGTGTCAAAAAAGCTTTCAATCATTTTAGTTGTTCTGCTTGTATTTGCTCTTATGGCAGGGTGTAGCAGTAATTCGGGTAATACTTCAAAAACTGCTACAAATACAAAAACAATTGGGCTTGTATTATCAACACAAAATAATCCATTTTTTGTTTCGTTAAAAAATGGTGTTGAAAAAGAGGCTAAAAAATTAGGGTATAGCGTAACAGTACTTGACTCACAAAACGATTCTTCAAAAGAACTATCGAATGTTGAAGATCTTATTCAGCAAAAAGTGAGTGTGCTATTACTGAATCCAGTAGATAGTGATGCAGCTGTTAATGAAGTTAAAGAAGCTAATAATAATAATATTCCGGTTATAACGCTTGATAGGGATGTTAATGGAGGTAATATTGTATCAAATATTGCATCAGATAACGTAAAAGGTGGACAAATGGCTGCTGACTTTTTAGCAAAAAAATTAAACAATAAAGGTAATATAGTTGAACTAGTAGGCACGCCAGGTGCATCATCAACTATAGAAAGAGGAAAAGGATTTGATGATGAAATATCCAAATATCCAAATATAAAAATAATTTCAAAACAAACTGCAAATTTTGACAGATCACAAGGCTTGTCAGTAATGGAAAATATATTACAAGCACAACCTAAAATAGATGCAGTATTTGCTCAAAATGATGAAATGGCATTAGGAGCGATAAAAGCTATAAAAGGAGCTAATAGACAAGGAATTCTGGTGGTAGGTTTCGATGGTACTGCTGATGGATTAAATGCTATAAAAAATGGTCAAATGACAGCCACTATAGCACAGCAACCTGAGTTAATAGGTACACTTGGAGTTGATACCGCAGACAAATATTTAAAAGGAGAAAAGGTTGCAAGAAAAATTCCTGCTGAAATAAAATTAATTGAAAAAAATTAA
- a CDS encoding ABC transporter permease, which yields MIGTINSKKINYKELLLRAKSVIGLVALVIVFTILSPRFFNYYNLTNVLRQTSLNAVIAVGMTYVILTGGIDLSVGSILAFSSAITCGLLKSNMPLAISIIIGLAVGTLLGMFNGFVTIKWNIPPFIATFAMMTIARGLTLVYTNGQPITGLNEAFSFIGNGYIGPIPVPIIITILIFIIAYYFLKNNKIGRYVYATGGNMQAAKLAGINTNKIILFVYSLSGLLASISGLILASRLNSASPTAGNGYELDAIAAVVLGGTSLAGGEGSLIGTLIGAIIIGVLNNGLDLLNVSPFYQSIAKGIVILLAIAIDKKK from the coding sequence ATGATTGGAACGATTAATAGTAAAAAAATTAATTATAAAGAATTATTATTGCGTGCAAAGTCAGTAATAGGTTTAGTCGCTTTAGTAATTGTTTTTACAATTTTATCTCCAAGATTTTTTAACTATTATAATTTAACAAATGTTTTAAGACAAACATCATTAAATGCTGTTATAGCTGTTGGTATGACATATGTTATTTTAACTGGTGGTATTGATTTATCAGTAGGATCGATTTTAGCATTTTCTAGCGCGATAACATGTGGATTACTAAAGAGTAATATGCCACTTGCAATATCAATTATAATAGGACTTGCAGTTGGTACTTTATTAGGTATGTTTAATGGTTTTGTTACCATTAAATGGAATATACCGCCTTTTATAGCTACATTTGCTATGATGACAATCGCAAGAGGGTTGACATTAGTATATACAAATGGGCAGCCTATAACAGGATTAAACGAAGCATTTAGTTTTATAGGTAATGGATATATAGGTCCAATTCCTGTACCAATTATAATTACAATTTTAATTTTTATAATTGCTTATTATTTTCTAAAGAATAATAAAATAGGAAGATATGTTTATGCAACAGGTGGCAATATGCAAGCTGCAAAATTAGCTGGCATAAATACTAATAAAATTATCTTATTTGTATATTCATTGAGCGGATTATTAGCCTCAATTAGCGGTTTGATTCTTGCTTCTAGATTAAATTCTGCTTCACCTACTGCTGGAAATGGGTATGAACTAGATGCTATAGCTGCTGTTGTATTAGGTGGAACAAGTCTTGCTGGTGGTGAAGGTAGTTTAATAGGTACTTTAATTGGTGCAATTATAATTGGTGTACTAAATAATGGATTAGACCTACTTAATGTTTCACCGTTTTATCAGTCGATTGCAAAAGGTATAGTTATATTGTTGGCAATAGCAATAGATAAAAAGAAATAA